Proteins from one methanogenic archaeon mixed culture ISO4-G1 genomic window:
- a CDS encoding type IV leader peptidase family protein: protein MDVQVAIFVAVSVIMAYASFHDLRSRKVPDICPKLMFLLAAVQLFLVYDWLPAVVAAFGYLMIYMFVFTROLEGRILYVVLAAGVLVLILAWFCFGTVGPLITAVLFMLFLFMFTAGFMIGGGDVKVLIGLSMLYPTYPDFGGMIWMNIAPYDLVFNPVLATMIPALLLTVIWMIPVWAINIRTGTGTISSCMMDVQVAKHSFVYPAVGRRYMFRKEEDIRAYFNLMEKSGEKMVAVTPMIPFVVPLTMAFLLTMILGSPFFALI from the coding sequence ATGGACGTACAGGTTGCAATATTCGTAGCGGTTTCTGTCATCATGGCATACGCTTCTTTCCATGACCTGAGGTCTAGGAAGGTCCCGGACATCTGTCCGAAGCTGATGTTCCTCCTTGCCGCCGTCCAGCTGTTCCTGGTATACGACTGGCTGCCTGCTGTGGTCGCTGCTTTCGGCTATCTGATGATCTACATGTTCGTGTTCACACGCTAGCTGGAGGGCCGCATCCTGTATGTCGTTTTGGCCGCGGGCGTCCTGGTGCTGATATTAGCATGGTTCTGCTTCGGGACGGTAGGTCCGCTCATCACGGCGGTTCTGTTCATGCTGTTCCTGTTCATGTTCACCGCAGGTTTCATGATCGGCGGAGGGGACGTGAAGGTCCTCATCGGACTCTCCATGCTCTATCCGACCTATCCGGACTTCGGAGGGATGATCTGGATGAACATCGCGCCGTACGATCTGGTGTTCAACCCTGTTCTGGCGACTATGATCCCGGCATTGCTCCTCACGGTGATCTGGATGATCCCGGTGTGGGCGATCAACATCAGGACCGGAACGGGAACGATCAGCTCCTGCATGATGGACGTACAGGTTGCGAAGCACTCCTTCGTCTATCCGGCCGTCGGCAGGCGTTACATGTTCCGCAAGGAGGAGGACATCAGGGCCTACTTCAACCTCATGGAGAAATCAGGGGAGAAAATGGTGGCCGTGACGCCGATGATACCGTTCGTGGTGCCGCTGACGATGGCGTTCCTTCTGACGATGATATTGGGCAGCCCATTCTTCGCCCTCATCTGA
- a CDS encoding thiamine-phosphate kinase ThiL, whose translation MVTIGDIGERQLIQDFKSFIRPEGRVGPGDDAAVIGKDIVVTTDVVTFDRHFPAGMTYEQFGWYAAAVNFSDLAAMGARPIGFTAALALPPTLDVQHAYDIMSGIDQCAEFCGTGIVGGDTKNGPGLVAGTAIGTMDRRAPMLRSGARPGDIVAVTGPLGGPAAGYAAIDKGIDCQDAKDALYMPIPRVTEGVKLASSGIVTSCIDLSDGLGTALNTVCEASGVGIDIEFSFLPHEEYVETVSEESGIPLEKLLIGWGGEYELMFTADPNRLKKLYDSEIEFHIIGAVNDAGHPELVREGKRSVIPYGEY comes from the coding sequence ATGGTCACGATCGGCGACATCGGCGAGCGCCAGCTCATTCAGGACTTCAAATCGTTCATACGGCCGGAAGGCCGCGTGGGTCCCGGAGATGACGCGGCTGTGATCGGGAAGGACATCGTGGTCACGACGGATGTCGTTACCTTCGACAGGCACTTCCCCGCGGGCATGACCTACGAGCAGTTCGGATGGTATGCGGCGGCGGTGAACTTCAGCGACCTCGCCGCCATGGGTGCGAGACCGATAGGCTTCACGGCAGCGCTGGCACTTCCCCCTACATTGGACGTACAGCACGCCTACGACATCATGAGCGGCATCGACCAATGCGCAGAGTTCTGCGGCACCGGGATCGTCGGAGGGGACACCAAGAACGGCCCCGGTCTCGTGGCAGGAACTGCCATCGGAACCATGGACAGGAGAGCGCCGATGCTCAGATCTGGGGCCAGGCCCGGCGACATCGTGGCGGTCACAGGACCTCTTGGGGGACCGGCCGCAGGCTATGCCGCCATCGACAAGGGGATAGACTGCCAGGATGCGAAGGATGCGCTGTACATGCCCATCCCGAGGGTGACCGAGGGAGTGAAACTCGCCTCCTCGGGCATCGTGACATCCTGCATCGACCTCTCCGACGGGCTGGGGACCGCCCTCAACACCGTCTGCGAGGCATCCGGCGTCGGCATCGACATCGAATTCAGCTTCCTCCCCCACGAGGAGTACGTCGAGACCGTGTCCGAGGAATCAGGAATCCCACTGGAGAAGCTCCTCATCGGCTGGGGAGGGGAATACGAACTGATGTTCACCGCGGATCCCAACCGCCTCAAGAAGCTGTACGATTCCGAGATCGAATTCCACATAATCGGCGCGGTCAACGACGCGGGGCATCCCGAGCTGGTCCGCGAGGGCAAGAGGAGTGTGATCCCCTATGGCGAGTACTGA
- a CDS encoding pyruvate formate-lyase activating enzyme-like protein has translation MASTDRVEARYYRREGDSYICELCQQKCFIRKGEFGYCGTRRADDDILASNSYGKISSLCVDPIEKTNLYHYRPHTKCLSVGSVGCNMNCRFCKNYPIAKLTIGKKRATYKSPEELLQMCRDEDMDTIAFTYNEPMVWFEYILDVAKAAPDIRIVLMTNGLINDGPLKELCDVVDAISVDIKSFNQDTCKRVCDADLRDVLNTTRRILARGIHTELNYLVIPGVNDSDDEISAFCRWACEQSPDLPVHFSRFQPDYEMRDIPLTPVESLLHCRDIGMDCGLNFVYVGNTLIDDADDTICPECGEVVIRRLGYSSHPISLDGNRCARCKRELNIVR, from the coding sequence ATGGCGAGTACTGACAGGGTCGAGGCGAGATACTACCGCCGCGAGGGAGATTCCTACATCTGCGAACTGTGCCAGCAGAAGTGTTTCATCAGGAAGGGGGAGTTCGGTTACTGCGGTACCCGCAGGGCGGACGACGACATCCTCGCGTCCAATTCCTACGGTAAGATATCATCACTCTGCGTGGATCCGATCGAGAAGACCAACCTCTACCACTACAGGCCGCACACCAAGTGCCTCTCGGTGGGGAGCGTCGGGTGCAACATGAACTGCAGGTTCTGCAAGAACTATCCCATCGCGAAGCTGACCATCGGGAAGAAGCGTGCCACCTACAAAAGCCCGGAGGAGCTGCTGCAGATGTGCCGCGACGAGGACATGGACACCATAGCGTTCACGTACAACGAGCCCATGGTATGGTTCGAGTACATCCTGGACGTGGCTAAGGCGGCCCCGGACATCAGGATCGTCCTGATGACCAACGGGCTGATCAACGACGGCCCGCTCAAGGAGTTATGCGATGTCGTGGACGCCATAAGCGTCGACATCAAATCGTTCAACCAGGACACCTGCAAGAGGGTCTGCGATGCGGACCTCAGGGACGTCCTGAACACCACACGCAGGATACTCGCCAGGGGCATCCACACAGAGCTGAACTACCTTGTCATCCCCGGTGTCAACGACTCCGACGATGAGATCTCGGCATTCTGCAGGTGGGCCTGCGAGCAGTCGCCTGACCTGCCGGTCCATTTCAGCAGGTTCCAGCCGGATTACGAGATGCGCGACATACCGCTGACGCCGGTGGAATCGCTGCTCCACTGCAGGGACATCGGGATGGACTGCGGGCTGAACTTCGTGTACGTCGGCAACACGCTCATCGACGACGCGGACGACACGATATGCCCCGAGTGCGGAGAGGTGGTGATCAGGCGTCTCGGATACTCCTCTCATCCCATATCCCTCGACGGGAACAGATGTGCCAGATGCAAGCGCGAGCTCAACATCGTCAGATGA